A window of the Campylobacter ureolyticus ACS-301-V-Sch3b genome harbors these coding sequences:
- a CDS encoding DUF935 family protein, with protein sequence MKEFLKPKREFIKTDMSYYTELTASRVRAALLTKNQQELFPLFNLLIDKDTSLGSECEKRLNSTLNKFFTHNLGESEDENIEEIIKASIEARITGFSLMELFLGDDGVLKVKTVGREFIEFRDNLPTLKIGKNRFVAKEPFFISITSNPAMLKTLWIAYAKQYVLSLYLKFAEFLGVPPLIGGANSSDEKTLKDMSEAFESLRSGSYAIFGVNDTIKILEGRGSQEDFMEFIRYCDAEIAKCINGSVLSSNTATTGSYAQGKIHENNRFEIIDADIKFATREVKKFYQRFGKKVDLNIQFEKDKNLLQRAQTLQILSSLGYEMDIDDMAKEFDLPLPKDKIKKSLNYKMPLKPLDKFDSFMSSSNFKKPLNDIQSRIKESLNTLLKECETYEDAFDKLYEIYDDVDIDILETVMQNALENTEILGLDDD encoded by the coding sequence ATGAAAGAGTTTTTAAAACCAAAAAGAGAATTTATAAAAACAGATATGAGCTATTATACTGAATTAACGGCTAGTAGAGTAAGAGCTGCACTACTAACCAAAAATCAACAAGAGCTATTTCCTCTTTTTAATCTCTTAATTGATAAAGATACAAGCTTAGGCAGTGAGTGCGAAAAAAGGCTTAACTCAACTTTGAATAAATTCTTTACTCATAACCTAGGCGAGAGTGAAGATGAAAACATAGAAGAGATTATAAAAGCTAGTATTGAAGCTAGAATTACAGGTTTTTCACTAATGGAGCTATTTTTAGGAGATGACGGGGTTTTAAAGGTTAAAACTGTTGGAAGGGAGTTTATTGAGTTTAGAGATAATTTGCCAACTTTGAAAATAGGCAAAAATCGCTTTGTTGCCAAAGAGCCATTTTTTATAAGCATTACTTCAAATCCTGCTATGTTAAAAACTCTTTGGATAGCTTATGCCAAACAATATGTTTTAAGCCTTTATCTTAAATTTGCTGAGTTTTTAGGCGTTCCGCCGTTAATTGGTGGGGCTAATAGTAGCGATGAAAAAACGCTTAAAGATATGAGTGAAGCATTTGAAAGCCTAAGAAGTGGAAGTTATGCGATATTTGGCGTAAATGATACGATCAAAATCCTTGAAGGGCGTGGAAGCCAAGAAGACTTTATGGAGTTTATCCGTTACTGTGATGCTGAGATAGCAAAGTGTATAAATGGATCAGTTCTTAGCTCAAACACAGCAACTACTGGAAGTTACGCACAAGGTAAAATCCACGAAAATAACCGCTTTGAGATAATTGATGCTGATATTAAATTTGCCACGCGTGAGGTTAAGAAATTTTACCAAAGATTTGGTAAAAAAGTTGATTTAAATATCCAGTTTGAAAAAGATAAAAACCTACTTCAAAGGGCTCAAACCTTGCAAATTTTAAGCTCGCTTGGTTATGAGATGGATATAGATGATATGGCAAAAGAGTTTGATTTACCACTTCCAAAAGATAAAATCAAAAAAAGTTTAAATTATAAAATGCCATTAAAACCACTTGATAAATTTGATAGTTTTATGTCTAGTTCAAACTTTAAAAAGCCTTTAAATGATATACAATCACGCATTAAAGAGAGTTTAAACACTTTATTAAAGGAGTGTGAGACTTATGAGGATGCTTTTGATAAATTATATGAAATTTATGATGATGTGGATATTGATATTTTAGAAACTGTTATGCAAAATGCCTTAGAAAATACCGAAATTTTAGGGCTTGATGATGATTGA
- the terL gene encoding phage terminase large subunit, translated as MNEVESLRAKLKNLYKITDPLQKNRIKKATSSFKNMVEIYFNHHVKFPETSKFRNFIYDNHKELMSKNRHIMFKAYRGAAKTTLISRFFVLYEMAVLNKKRNTVIVSSTIDLSKKTLEFIKDELENNTLFINDFGICKGAKWTDEEIVFYANKKAFKISVYGSGKKIRGENWRGFRPDLIICDDLENDENVKTKSQRDKLYDWFEKAIMKLPARDNESYNLITIGTTLHYDCLLNRLEKRADFKSFTFPLVLEFPLNLEEFDLNEFILDDSSLNKTKFMLEYKASKGAFLSEYQQLPLSSEELSFSSYQTFDEMPLCDAYYIGIDPSLGKSKGDYFSVAILGFLGGKFYAKVKMTKLRPELMAERIISEAAAILRLNRPLKIAIETVAFQEFFKDYLEKRASELGIYLPIISLKNSVAKELRIDSLTPPINNGVILIDKSSTTFIDELDTYPKSAHDDGLDSLEFAWRIARTPNFDYEKANKFMRIKREKKNFLRKIFG; from the coding sequence ATGAATGAAGTTGAGAGCTTAAGAGCTAAGCTAAAAAACCTTTATAAAATAACAGATCCTTTGCAAAAAAACCGTATTAAAAAAGCTACTAGCTCTTTTAAAAATATGGTTGAAATATATTTTAATCATCATGTAAAATTCCCTGAAACTTCTAAATTTAGAAACTTTATCTATGACAATCATAAAGAACTAATGAGTAAAAACAGGCATATTATGTTTAAAGCTTATAGGGGTGCAGCTAAAACAACCTTAATAAGCCGTTTTTTTGTGCTTTATGAAATGGCTGTTTTAAATAAAAAAAGAAACACAGTAATTGTCTCATCTACCATAGACCTATCTAAAAAGACACTAGAGTTTATTAAAGACGAACTAGAAAATAACACATTGTTTATAAATGACTTTGGCATTTGTAAAGGTGCTAAATGGACTGATGAGGAGATAGTATTTTATGCAAATAAAAAAGCTTTTAAAATAAGTGTTTATGGCTCAGGTAAAAAGATAAGAGGTGAGAACTGGCGTGGGTTTAGACCAGATTTAATAATTTGCGATGATTTAGAAAACGATGAAAATGTTAAAACCAAAAGTCAAAGAGATAAGCTTTATGACTGGTTTGAAAAAGCCATTATGAAACTTCCTGCAAGAGATAATGAAAGCTATAACTTAATAACAATTGGCACAACACTTCATTATGATTGTTTATTAAACAGGCTTGAAAAAAGAGCTGATTTTAAAAGCTTTACTTTTCCTTTGGTGCTAGAGTTTCCGCTTAATTTAGAGGAATTTGACCTTAATGAGTTTATTTTAGATGATAGTTCGTTAAATAAAACTAAATTTATGCTTGAGTATAAAGCCAGCAAGGGTGCATTTTTAAGCGAGTATCAACAACTTCCTTTAAGTAGTGAAGAACTTAGCTTTTCATCATATCAAACATTTGATGAGATGCCACTATGTGATGCTTACTACATAGGAATTGATCCAAGCCTTGGCAAATCAAAAGGGGATTATTTTAGTGTTGCAATTTTGGGCTTTTTAGGAGGTAAATTTTATGCAAAAGTTAAGATGACAAAGCTTCGTCCCGAGCTTATGGCTGAGCGAATTATAAGTGAAGCTGCTGCTATTTTAAGACTAAATCGCCCTTTAAAAATAGCCATTGAAACTGTAGCTTTTCAAGAGTTTTTTAAGGATTATTTAGAAAAAAGAGCAAGTGAACTTGGGATTTACTTGCCTATAATTTCTCTTAAAAACAGCGTGGCAAAAGAACTAAGAATCGATAGCCTAACACCACCAATTAATAATGGCGTGATTTTAATTGATAAATCTAGCACCACTTTTATAGATGAGCTTGATACTTATCCAAAATCAGCTCACGATGATGGGCTTGATAGCTTAGAGTTTGCATGGAGGATAGCAAGAACTCCAAATTTTGATTATGAAAAGGCTAATAAATTTATGAGAATAAAAAGAGAAAAAAAGAATTTTTTAAGAAAGATATTTGGATAG
- a CDS encoding DUF1804 family protein, whose product MNNEKLRNMYIKGFSISDIATTFGITRQTVYNKKADDLKNGIDWDALALNSSRNKASLSENEFILTLINSYELAFNKIKELSPKDQLEILKEYTNTYYKLKAPLKVDDKAKILESISKAIEIIADIAKKENNEVVMNFLASNADEILARTLKQ is encoded by the coding sequence TTGAATAATGAAAAATTAAGAAATATGTATATCAAAGGTTTTAGCATTTCTGATATCGCTACAACCTTTGGTATAACAAGACAAACTGTGTATAATAAAAAAGCTGATGATTTAAAAAACGGAATTGATTGGGACGCACTGGCATTAAACTCAAGTAGGAACAAAGCAAGTTTAAGTGAAAATGAGTTTATTTTAACCCTAATAAATAGCTATGAGTTAGCTTTTAATAAGATAAAAGAACTAAGCCCAAAAGACCAACTTGAAATTTTAAAAGAATATACAAATACCTACTACAAACTAAAAGCCCCTTTAAAAGTAGATGATAAAGCCAAGATTTTAGAAAGTATAAGCAAAGCAATTGAGATCATTGCTGATATTGCCAAAAAAGAAAACAATGAAGTTGTGATGAACTTTTTAGCCTCAAATGCTGATGAAATTTTAGCTAGGACATTAAAACAATGA
- a CDS encoding phage protease, with protein sequence MNILSLNYKNGELIKVSPIGEIEGADGRTFKIDAKKIIENIKKSGVDIVLDENHSFAGAVGWFDKDSFEAKDDGIYAKLELNKRGMELVKDKIYRYLSPVYDLSGRDVLSIESVGLVNKPNVLNNALNSKGDKVEKEKNSELDALNEKVKKLEETITSLNKELEGFKKDDDKANESDKANESQKVNESGKVDEDSKELNSRVLKIENILKDFKKIKNESDKNKEVNSRLESMENTLKNISSFFGKKNLETNSKSDLSDDEKKVALMLGLSFDEYKGAK encoded by the coding sequence TTGAACATCTTAAGCCTTAACTACAAAAATGGCGAACTTATAAAAGTTAGTCCTATTGGAGAGATTGAGGGAGCTGATGGAAGGACATTTAAAATCGATGCCAAAAAAATAATAGAAAATATCAAAAAAAGTGGTGTTGATATTGTTTTAGATGAAAACCATAGTTTCGCAGGTGCGGTTGGCTGGTTTGATAAGGATAGTTTTGAAGCAAAAGATGATGGAATTTATGCAAAACTTGAACTTAATAAAAGAGGAATGGAGTTAGTTAAAGACAAAATTTACAGATATTTAAGCCCTGTTTATGATCTAAGTGGCAGGGATGTTTTATCGATTGAAAGTGTGGGACTTGTTAATAAGCCAAATGTATTAAATAACGCATTAAACAGCAAAGGAGACAAAGTGGAAAAAGAAAAAAATAGTGAGCTTGATGCTCTTAATGAAAAAGTTAAAAAACTTGAAGAAACAATCACATCTTTAAACAAAGAACTTGAGGGTTTTAAAAAAGATGACGATAAGGCTAATGAAAGTGATAAGGCTAACGAAAGCCAAAAGGTTAATGAAAGTGGTAAGGTTGATGAGGACTCAAAAGAGTTAAACTCAAGAGTTTTAAAAATCGAAAACATTCTTAAAGATTTTAAAAAAATAAAAAATGAAAGTGATAAAAACAAAGAGGTAAACTCAAGGCTTGAAAGCATGGAAAATACCTTAAAAAATATAAGTTCGTTTTTTGGTAAGAAAAACTTAGAAACAAACTCAAAGTCTGATTTAAGTGATGATGAAAAAAAGGTCGCTTTAATGCTTGGACTTAGTTTTGATGAATACAAAGGAGCAAAATAA
- a CDS encoding Mu-like prophage major head subunit gpT family protein yields the protein MAHFEETAIGFKAIFQKTFNDVKSEADILAMRVNSNNLSEKYVWLGNFPMMKEWVGDRDIKKFKDYGYTLENQPFEATVTVPNNHLEYDKVGLYKPAIQQMAFNAKKFGAKLIADILKDAGTNKCYDEKPFFSDTHVIGTDTYANLGTGVLSSDNLLAAEAYMMSIKGDTGQSLGVMPTHLICGPKNLAKAIQSIEKAYLTGGETNPTYKRYSLLVLPEITDTSWYLMDLGKPVKPFVLQVAKDGVFEASNDHKFMKDAALFGCKSFMNAGYALWQLAYKSSGA from the coding sequence ATGGCACATTTCGAAGAAACAGCAATCGGCTTTAAAGCTATATTTCAAAAAACATTTAATGATGTTAAAAGCGAAGCTGATATTTTAGCTATGAGAGTAAATAGCAATAATTTAAGTGAAAAATATGTTTGGCTTGGAAATTTTCCGATGATGAAAGAGTGGGTTGGAGATAGAGATATCAAAAAGTTTAAAGACTATGGATATACCTTAGAAAACCAGCCTTTTGAAGCAACTGTAACAGTTCCTAATAACCACTTAGAGTATGACAAGGTAGGTTTATATAAACCAGCTATACAACAAATGGCATTTAATGCTAAAAAATTTGGTGCAAAACTAATAGCTGATATTTTAAAAGATGCTGGGACTAATAAATGCTATGACGAAAAGCCGTTTTTTAGTGACACGCATGTAATTGGAACTGATACTTATGCAAATTTAGGCACAGGGGTATTAAGCAGTGATAACTTATTAGCAGCAGAGGCTTATATGATGAGCATTAAAGGTGATACTGGTCAAAGCCTAGGTGTAATGCCAACTCATCTAATTTGTGGTCCTAAAAACTTAGCAAAAGCAATACAATCAATAGAAAAAGCATATCTAACAGGTGGGGAAACAAATCCAACCTACAAAAGATACAGCCTACTTGTGCTACCTGAAATAACTGATACTAGTTGGTATTTAATGGATCTTGGAAAGCCTGTTAAACCATTTGTTTTACAAGTTGCAAAGGATGGCGTGTTTGAGGCAAGTAATGACCATAAATTTATGAAAGATGCTGCACTTTTTGGATGTAAAAGTTTTATGAATGCAGGATATGCATTGTGGCAACTAGCCTATAAATCAAGTGGAGCTTAA
- a CDS encoding DUF5675 family protein, whose amino-acid sequence MKKMIIKRIEEIKDATIGVFSIFDELGDELLTGYTLEPEGPDTTVSNQDKRIPQGRYNAVWSYSPKFKRKLPLLFNEAVSKDRRILIHQGRYGSDTSGCIIIGSDLGKNGIFNSIKKFKEFLEVVKFDDFIVEIDNAGAI is encoded by the coding sequence ATGAAAAAGATGATTATAAAAAGAATTGAAGAGATAAAAGACGCAACAATTGGTGTTTTTAGTATCTTTGATGAGCTAGGGGATGAACTCCTTACTGGCTATACACTTGAACCAGAGGGACCTGATACAACTGTATCAAATCAAGATAAAAGGATTCCACAAGGAAGGTATAACGCTGTTTGGAGCTATAGCCCTAAATTTAAAAGAAAATTGCCACTACTTTTTAATGAAGCTGTAAGCAAGGATAGAAGGATTTTAATCCATCAAGGAAGATACGGCTCTGATACAAGTGGGTGCATAATAATAGGCTCGGATCTAGGAAAAAATGGAATTTTTAACTCAATTAAAAAGTTTAAAGAGTTTTTAGAAGTAGTTAAATTTGATGATTTTATAGTTGAGATTGATAACGCAGGTGCGATATGA
- a CDS encoding tape measure protein, with amino-acid sequence MKNLNIKISVDSANANSNVDKLSKSFKNLKDRVDFGAHLSQFAAGLSALSGSIAGMIDRSFELADSYKSLVARVNLVSSSNNEFIAGMREIYAISQSTASGFESTAGLYTSLKTATESLAISQRDLLGVTKTINQTLTISGASASASSAALIQLSQAFASGVLRGDELNSILEQSPRLARAIADGMGVTVGALRELGAQGKLTAEEVFNALQNQADTINDEFSKMPLTISNARVKISNSLLSLVGDLDSVSGASGGVADSLNQLSNWIDKNKSKIIEFGSDTFKSFQLIGSSLILVVNAVREAFLSAVTLVASGVKNLSDSINKTINSILEKVEIAINSFNNFIGVGEISLGRVDVGANINLDALKAELNKARSTTDEIFKSIKYQISDIAKDSAAEANKELEKIKVSDIKNKVNSSKTLIKAPLKGVKTKLIDPKKEYLDRLNHQIAYYDAIDDLENKRLKQREKRSFELKELGLNELQISKKLADEELKYKQDKDLEFLRFKERYYELLGDKVKASNYRLKGREIEMRRDGYSGLEISDALYGKDARDQNYENLNSSMGYDLGITNQFQNRLNALDEFQAMEAARIEAHYASLEQTQSNHRAKQLELDRLGMQYRMSIAGAGFDGLANLAKMFYDASGGKNKAALRAYQSMMVGKAIVNTYTAATNAYATAGNPYLGAALAAIAIAQGMAQVAMIKAQKFHTGGLVGGGLERDEVPAILQTGEYVLSRRDVANLKDNSKNESNDGVVIVNTLDSAVFEQWANSRNGKRVIKNVISGE; translated from the coding sequence ATGAAAAATTTAAATATAAAAATTTCAGTTGATAGTGCAAATGCCAACTCAAATGTCGATAAACTAAGCAAAAGTTTTAAAAACTTAAAAGATCGAGTGGACTTTGGAGCTCATTTATCACAGTTTGCAGCTGGACTTAGTGCTTTAAGTGGAAGCATTGCAGGTATGATAGATAGGTCTTTTGAACTAGCTGATAGTTATAAAAGCCTTGTTGCAAGAGTTAATCTAGTAAGTAGTTCAAATAACGAGTTTATAGCAGGAATGCGTGAAATATACGCTATCTCTCAAAGCACCGCATCAGGTTTTGAAAGCACTGCAGGGCTTTATACTTCACTTAAAACAGCTACTGAAAGTTTAGCCATTTCACAGCGTGATTTATTAGGCGTAACAAAAACAATCAATCAAACTTTAACTATAAGTGGAGCAAGTGCAAGTGCAAGTAGTGCTGCGCTAATTCAGTTATCCCAAGCCTTTGCAAGTGGAGTTTTAAGAGGTGATGAGCTTAACTCCATACTAGAACAAAGCCCAAGGTTAGCAAGAGCAATAGCTGATGGTATGGGTGTCACAGTTGGAGCACTAAGAGAGCTTGGAGCCCAAGGCAAACTCACTGCAGAAGAAGTTTTTAATGCTTTGCAAAATCAAGCAGATACTATTAATGATGAGTTTTCAAAGATGCCTTTAACCATCAGTAACGCAAGGGTTAAAATTTCAAACTCTCTTTTAAGCTTGGTTGGTGATTTAGATAGTGTTAGTGGGGCAAGTGGCGGTGTGGCTGATAGCTTAAATCAGCTTTCAAACTGGATAGATAAAAATAAAAGTAAAATTATAGAGTTTGGATCTGATACGTTTAAAAGCTTTCAGCTAATTGGCTCAAGCTTAATTTTAGTAGTAAATGCAGTTAGAGAAGCTTTTTTAAGTGCAGTTACTTTGGTAGCAAGTGGGGTTAAAAATCTAAGTGATAGCATAAATAAAACAATTAACTCTATCTTAGAAAAAGTTGAGATTGCAATAAATTCTTTTAATAATTTCATTGGAGTTGGTGAAATAAGCCTAGGGCGAGTTGATGTTGGAGCAAATATCAATTTAGATGCTTTAAAGGCTGAATTAAATAAAGCAAGAAGCACAACAGATGAAATTTTTAAAAGTATTAAATATCAAATTAGTGATATTGCTAAAGATAGTGCCGCCGAAGCTAATAAAGAGCTTGAAAAAATTAAAGTAAGCGATATTAAAAACAAAGTAAATAGCTCTAAAACACTTATTAAAGCCCCTTTAAAGGGTGTTAAAACAAAACTTATTGATCCAAAAAAAGAGTATTTAGATAGGCTAAATCATCAAATAGCTTATTATGATGCGATAGATGATCTAGAAAACAAACGCTTAAAACAAAGAGAAAAACGCTCATTTGAGTTAAAAGAACTTGGGCTTAATGAACTTCAAATTTCTAAAAAATTAGCCGATGAAGAGCTTAAATATAAGCAAGATAAAGACCTTGAGTTTTTACGGTTTAAAGAGAGGTATTATGAGCTTTTAGGAGATAAAGTAAAAGCAAGTAATTATCGCTTAAAAGGGCGTGAAATAGAGATGAGGCGTGATGGATACTCAGGTCTTGAGATCTCAGATGCCCTTTATGGTAAAGATGCAAGAGATCAAAACTATGAGAATTTAAACAGTTCTATGGGTTATGATCTAGGCATAACTAATCAATTTCAAAACAGACTTAATGCCCTTGATGAGTTCCAAGCCATGGAAGCAGCAAGAATTGAAGCTCACTATGCATCACTTGAGCAAACCCAGTCAAACCATAGAGCCAAGCAGCTTGAGTTAGATAGACTTGGGATGCAATACCGAATGAGCATAGCTGGTGCTGGGTTTGATGGCTTAGCAAATTTAGCAAAGATGTTTTATGATGCAAGTGGTGGCAAAAATAAAGCAGCTTTAAGAGCTTATCAATCAATGATGGTAGGAAAAGCTATTGTAAATACTTACACCGCTGCAACTAATGCTTATGCAACTGCTGGTAATCCATATCTTGGAGCTGCTCTTGCAGCTATTGCTATAGCTCAAGGAATGGCTCAAGTTGCAATGATAAAAGCGCAAAAATTTCATACAGGTGGGCTTGTAGGTGGTGGATTAGAGCGTGATGAAGTCCCAGCTATTCTCCAAACAGGAGAGTATGTTTTAAGTAGGCGTGATGTGGCAAATTTAAAGGATAACTCTAAAAATGAGAGCAATGATGGTGTTGTGATAGTTAATACTTTAGATAGTGCTGTGTTTGAGCAGTGGGCAAATAGTAGAAATGGAAAAAGGGTTATAAAAAATGTTATATCAGGGGAGTAG
- a CDS encoding phage BR0599 family protein — MNELYEFILENEVIYYTSDLNDIVVNNHTYKSASIYIKELSKDSLNDDAAIVCEASIYPINLFKFFNPSVNVYVRILKENGAQIFVGRVKDCEFSLSDGKATIRLATLGGLMKTKIPTRTYSRNCSFECFDKNCALNKDKFKLTLLGSQCEIAKDFMSIKSPLIKAKPLNYFSGGYVEFNRQRSYITKSEGETIYLMFPLANLNSTSVINCYAGCDKLLKTCKSKFNNGVNFGGFAFVPSKNPITDGY; from the coding sequence ATGAATGAGCTTTACGAGTTTATCTTAGAAAACGAAGTTATTTACTACACATCAGACTTAAATGACATAGTAGTAAATAATCATACTTATAAATCAGCTAGTATCTATATAAAAGAGCTTTCAAAAGATAGTTTAAACGATGATGCGGCAATTGTTTGTGAGGCTTCAATTTATCCTATAAATTTGTTTAAATTTTTTAATCCAAGCGTAAATGTTTATGTGAGGATCTTAAAAGAAAACGGCGCTCAGATTTTTGTTGGGCGGGTAAAGGATTGTGAGTTTAGCTTAAGTGATGGAAAAGCAACTATTCGCCTTGCTACCTTAGGTGGGCTTATGAAAACAAAAATCCCAACTAGAACTTATAGTAGAAACTGCTCATTTGAGTGCTTTGATAAAAATTGTGCGTTAAATAAAGATAAATTTAAACTTACTTTACTAGGAAGTCAGTGTGAGATAGCAAAGGATTTTATGAGTATAAAGTCCCCTTTAATCAAAGCAAAGCCACTTAATTATTTTAGTGGTGGATATGTTGAGTTTAATCGCCAAAGAAGTTATATCACAAAAAGTGAAGGTGAGACGATTTATTTAATGTTTCCTTTGGCAAATTTAAACTCTACAAGTGTGATAAATTGCTACGCTGGGTGTGATAAGCTTTTAAAAACTTGTAAAAGTAAGTTTAATAATGGGGTAAATTTTGGTGGATTTGCGTTTGTGCCAAGTAAAAATCCAATTACAGATGGATATTAA
- a CDS encoding phage tail protein, producing MGKGSGSSSQVIGFAYFLGLAYALCTKVDELLEFRLNGDIGAKPNLKGCGSFAAVTGRNAPTHGSGNSKSTIHFYDGTQDFPNEYLTNQTGESLAYKNTAYFVLNGFIGDNVRSAPNYSCVVKRTSLTNWGNNNEINDEINGDVNPSSALWYMLVNLIGLDKNVLDESSFINANKALVKEGLGISFVMSKPQEAKEWVQEILRTIDGVLCINPSSGKLTLRLLRDNYKQSDLLLINESNVANLKFKRKAWDETYSRVTVKYTQRGSFSEASVSAINSATRQTLGFERAFSVEYMSITNATNANKVLTRLMRKLSYPLANLRFEVSSDEFKNLMVGDVLLFSNKALGVSDMSIRVLNIGSDKEGSLSVEACEDVFALKNITITSVQDDLYKPIDLSIEELEHFGAVESTIEMGDEMGVLPLMVKPKGFIQKMSVRDGLSGKSVDIKPWSLGVLSKDFEISEEMGDELNFEIDEITPLWPVKGTRAGWQRIKFTCLIDDEFINFQFRQSLGGGKWRVKTLMRGLSGTKISRHLKGAKVWFAPVDANDLITLPLIAPNTTLFYEVSNFAVKSEVKKLSFSHSQGGKYPYPPSNLKAFREGEKVILEWKNCVRLHGANYRNADNLIAGVDEGLNENKIIIKWFEDNKENVYETKGERFEVKASPRTTFYLWQVAYKGGFLSKEVSITI from the coding sequence ATGGGAAAAGGTAGTGGTAGCTCATCTCAAGTTATAGGCTTTGCCTACTTTTTAGGACTGGCTTATGCCCTATGCACAAAGGTTGATGAGCTTTTGGAGTTTAGACTAAATGGAGATATTGGTGCAAAGCCCAATTTAAAAGGGTGTGGAAGTTTTGCTGCTGTAACTGGTAGAAATGCTCCAACTCATGGAAGTGGTAATTCAAAATCAACTATTCATTTTTACGATGGGACGCAGGACTTCCCTAATGAGTATCTAACAAATCAAACAGGAGAGAGTTTAGCCTATAAAAACACGGCTTATTTCGTATTGAATGGATTTATTGGTGACAATGTAAGAAGTGCACCAAATTACTCGTGCGTTGTAAAAAGAACTTCTTTAACTAATTGGGGTAATAATAATGAGATAAATGATGAGATAAATGGTGATGTTAATCCATCTTCAGCCCTATGGTATATGTTGGTAAATTTAATCGGACTTGATAAAAACGTCCTTGATGAGAGTAGTTTTATAAATGCCAATAAAGCACTAGTTAAAGAAGGTCTTGGCATTAGCTTTGTGATGAGTAAACCTCAAGAAGCTAAAGAGTGGGTGCAAGAGATTTTAAGAACAATTGATGGAGTACTTTGCATAAATCCAAGTAGTGGAAAACTAACTTTAAGATTATTAAGAGATAACTATAAACAAAGTGATCTGCTCCTAATAAATGAAAGCAATGTGGCAAATTTGAAATTTAAAAGAAAGGCCTGGGATGAGACATATTCAAGGGTTACGGTTAAATATACCCAGCGTGGTAGCTTTAGTGAGGCAAGTGTAAGTGCCATAAACTCAGCTACAAGGCAAACTCTTGGCTTTGAAAGAGCTTTTAGTGTTGAGTATATGAGTATAACAAATGCAACTAACGCAAATAAAGTCCTAACCAGACTTATGAGAAAACTTAGCTATCCTTTGGCAAATTTAAGATTTGAGGTAAGCAGTGATGAGTTTAAAAACTTGATGGTTGGAGATGTTTTACTTTTTTCAAATAAAGCTTTAGGTGTAAGTGATATGTCAATAAGAGTGCTAAATATAGGAAGTGATAAAGAAGGAAGCCTTAGCGTGGAGGCTTGTGAGGATGTATTTGCGCTAAAAAACATAACTATTACAAGTGTTCAAGATGATCTTTACAAGCCAATAGATTTAAGCATTGAGGAGCTAGAGCACTTCGGCGCAGTTGAAAGCACCATAGAAATGGGCGATGAGATGGGAGTTTTACCGCTTATGGTTAAACCAAAGGGCTTTATACAAAAGATGAGTGTAAGAGATGGCTTAAGTGGAAAAAGCGTGGATATTAAGCCATGGAGCTTAGGTGTTTTAAGTAAGGATTTTGAAATAAGCGAGGAAATGGGTGATGAGCTAAATTTCGAGATAGATGAGATAACTCCTTTATGGCCTGTAAAAGGAACAAGGGCTGGGTGGCAAAGAATTAAATTTACTTGTTTAATAGATGATGAGTTTATAAATTTTCAATTTAGACAGAGTTTAGGTGGTGGCAAATGGAGAGTTAAAACACTTATGAGAGGACTTAGTGGAACAAAGATATCAAGACATTTAAAAGGAGCTAAAGTTTGGTTTGCACCAGTTGATGCAAATGATCTTATCACCTTGCCACTCATTGCACCAAATACAACACTTTTTTATGAAGTATCAAATTTCGCTGTAAAAAGTGAAGTTAAAAAGCTTAGTTTTTCTCACTCACAAGGTGGTAAATATCCATACCCACCATCAAATTTAAAAGCTTTTAGAGAGGGTGAAAAAGTTATCTTAGAGTGGAAAAACTGCGTTAGACTTCATGGAGCAAACTACCGAAATGCTGATAATTTAATAGCAGGGGTTGATGAGGGGTTAAATGAAAATAAAATCATAATTAAGTGGTTTGAAGACAATAAAGAAAATGTATATGAAACAAAAGGTGAGAGATTTGAGGTAAAAGCAAGCCCAAGGACTACTTTTTATCTGTGGCAAGTAGCATATAAGGGTGGGTTTTTAAGTAAAGAAGTTAGTATAACTATTTAA